The following are encoded together in the Cynocephalus volans isolate mCynVol1 chromosome 4, mCynVol1.pri, whole genome shotgun sequence genome:
- the TIRAP gene encoding toll/interleukin-1 receptor domain-containing adapter protein has translation MASSTSLPAPRSQSKKPLGKMTDWFRQALLKKPKKMSPESPSSDVSQPVSQDSPPPLGLSSVMSPTPPPTAPAAVASSSSRWSKDYDVCVCYSEEDLVVAQELVSYLEGSSTSLRCFLQLRDAAPGGAIVSELCQALTGSHCRVLLITPGFLQDPWCKYQMLQALTEAPGAEGRIIPLLSGLTRAAYPPELRFMYYVDGRGPDGGFRQVKEAIMRYLQTLS, from the exons ATGGCATCATCGACCTCCCTCCCAGCTCCTCGCTCCCAGTCCAAGAAGCCACTGGGCAAGATGACTG ACTGGTTCAGGCAGGCCCTGTTGAAGAAGCCCAAGAAGATGTCTCCTGAAAGCCCTTCCAGTGATGTTTCACAGCCAGTCTCACAAGacagccccccacccctgggcctCAGTTCAGTCATGTCTCCCACCCCGCCACCAACAGCACCAGCAGcagtggccagcagcagcagccgctgGAGCAAGGACTATGACGTCTGTGTGTGCTACAGCGAAGAGGACCTGGTGGTCGCCCAGGAGCTAGTCTCCTACCTGGAGGGCAGCTCTACCAGCCTGCGCTGCTTCCTGCAGCTTCGGGATGCAGCCCCCGGTGGTGCCATCGTGTCTgagctgtgccaggcactgaccGGTAGTCACTGCCGCGTGCTGCTCATCACCCCAGGCTTCCTTCAGGACCCTTGGTGCAAGTACCAGATGCTGCAGGCCCTGACTGAAGCCCCGGGGGCGGAGGGCCGCATCATCCCCCTGCTGTCAGGCCTGACCAGAGCCGCCTACCCCCCAGAGCTCCGATTCATGTACTACGTGGATGGCAGGGGTCCCGATGGTGGCTTTCGCCAAGTCAAGGAAGCTATCATGCGTT ATCTGCAGACACTCAGCTGA
- the FOXRED1 gene encoding FAD-dependent oxidoreductase domain-containing protein 1 isoform X2, with amino-acid sequence MENNVKVQRQEGAKVCLMSPEQLQKKFPWINTEGVALASYGMEDEGWFDPWCLLQGLRRKVQSMGVLFCQGEVTRFVSSSNTMKTVSGGEVTMKRIHEVHVKMNNSLEYQPVECAIVINAAGAWSGQIAELAGIGKGPPGTLQGTKLPVEPRKRYVYLWHCPQGPGLETPFVADTSGAYFRREGLGNNYLGGCSPTEEEEPDPGNLEVDHDFFQNKVWPCLAQRVPAFETLKVRSAWAGYYDYNTFDQNGVVGPHPLVVNMYFATGFSGHGLQQAPAVGRAVAEMVLEGHFQTINMNPFLFSRFYLGEKIQEQNII; translated from the exons ATGGAGAACAATGTGAAAGTGCAGAG GCAGGAAGGAGCCAAGGTTTGTCTGATGTCTCCTGAGCAGCTTCAGAAGAAGTTTCCCTGGATAAACACAGAGGGAGTGGCTTTGGCATCCTATG GGATGGAAGACGAAGGTTGGTTTGATCCCTGGTGTCTGCTCCAGGGGCTTCGGCGCAAGGTCCAGTCCATGGGAGTCCTTTTCTGCCAGGGAGAGGTGACAC GTTTTGTCTCTTCGTCTAACACCATGAAGACTGTAAGTGGGGGAGAGGTGACCATGAAAAGGATCCATGAAGTCCAT GTGAAGATGAACAACAGCCTGGAGTACCAGCCTGTGGAATGTGCCATAGTGATCAACGCAGCAGGAGCCTGGTCTGGGCAAATCGCAGAGCTGGCTGGTATTGGGAAGGGGCCGCCTGGCACCCTGCAAGGCACCAAGCTACCCGTGGAGCCCAGGAAAAG GTATGTGTACTTATGGCACTGCCCCCAGGGACCAGGCCTGGAGACTCCATTTGTCGCAGACACCAGTGGAGCCTATTTCCGCCGGGAAGGATTAGGCAACAACTACCTAGGTGGCTGCAGCCCCACTGAG GAGGAGGAACCGGACCCAGGGAACCTGGAAGTGGACCATGATTTCTTCCAGAACAAGGTGTGGCCCTGTTTGGCCCAGAGGGTACCAGCTTTTGAGACTCTGAAG GTTCGGAGCGCCTGGGCTGGCTATTACGACTACAACACCTTTGACCAGAATGGTGTGGTGGGCCCCCACCCACTAGTTGTCAACATGTACTTTGCTACAGGCTTCAGTGGTCATGGACTCCAGCAGGCCCCTGCTGTGGGGCGAGCTGTGGCAGAGATGGTGCTGGAGGGCCACTTCCAGACCATCAACATGAACCCTTTTCTATTCAGCCGCTTTTACTTAGGAGAGAAGATCCAGGAACAAAATATCATCTGA
- the FOXRED1 gene encoding FAD-dependent oxidoreductase domain-containing protein 1 isoform X1, with protein MLRTVLQLGLARNLLIRGVGTRRGGSTQDWDGQVSEIKKKIQSVLPGGSWNPLHDSNHLPPEHSDVVIVGGGVLGLSVAYWLKKLEKQRGAIRVLVVERDHTYSQASTGLSVGGIRQQFSLPENIQLSLFSVNFLRNINEYLAVVDAPPLDLQFNPSGYLLLASEKGAAAMENNVKVQRQEGAKVCLMSPEQLQKKFPWINTEGVALASYGMEDEGWFDPWCLLQGLRRKVQSMGVLFCQGEVTRFVSSSNTMKTVSGGEVTMKRIHEVHVKMNNSLEYQPVECAIVINAAGAWSGQIAELAGIGKGPPGTLQGTKLPVEPRKRYVYLWHCPQGPGLETPFVADTSGAYFRREGLGNNYLGGCSPTEEEEPDPGNLEVDHDFFQNKVWPCLAQRVPAFETLKVRSAWAGYYDYNTFDQNGVVGPHPLVVNMYFATGFSGHGLQQAPAVGRAVAEMVLEGHFQTINMNPFLFSRFYLGEKIQEQNII; from the exons ATGCTTCGGACTGTGCTGCAGCTCGGCTTGGCCCGGAACCTCTTGATCCGAGGGGTAGGCACGCGCAGAGGAGGCTCTACTCAGG ACTGGGATGGACAGGTGTCTGAGATTAAAAAGAAGATCCAGTCAGTTCTCCCTGGAGGGTCCTGGAATCCACTACATGACAGCAACCACCTGCCCCCTGAACACTCGGATGTGGTGATCGTAGGAGGTGGGGTGCTTGGCCTCTCTGTGGCCTACTGGCTGAAGAAGCTGGAGAAGCAACGAGGAGCCATTCGGGTGCTGGTGGTGGAACGGGACCACACG TATTCACAGGCCTCCACAGGGCTTTCTGTGGGAGGGATCCGTCAGCAGTTCTCATTGCCTGAGAACATCCAGCTCTCTCTCTTTTCGGTCAACTTTCTACGTAACATCAAT GAGTACCTGGCGGTGGTGGATGCCCCTCCCTTGGACCTCCAGTTCAACCCCTCAGGCTATCTCCTGCTGGCTTCAGAAAAGGGTGCTGCAGCCATGGAGAACAATGTGAAAGTGCAGAG GCAGGAAGGAGCCAAGGTTTGTCTGATGTCTCCTGAGCAGCTTCAGAAGAAGTTTCCCTGGATAAACACAGAGGGAGTGGCTTTGGCATCCTATG GGATGGAAGACGAAGGTTGGTTTGATCCCTGGTGTCTGCTCCAGGGGCTTCGGCGCAAGGTCCAGTCCATGGGAGTCCTTTTCTGCCAGGGAGAGGTGACAC GTTTTGTCTCTTCGTCTAACACCATGAAGACTGTAAGTGGGGGAGAGGTGACCATGAAAAGGATCCATGAAGTCCAT GTGAAGATGAACAACAGCCTGGAGTACCAGCCTGTGGAATGTGCCATAGTGATCAACGCAGCAGGAGCCTGGTCTGGGCAAATCGCAGAGCTGGCTGGTATTGGGAAGGGGCCGCCTGGCACCCTGCAAGGCACCAAGCTACCCGTGGAGCCCAGGAAAAG GTATGTGTACTTATGGCACTGCCCCCAGGGACCAGGCCTGGAGACTCCATTTGTCGCAGACACCAGTGGAGCCTATTTCCGCCGGGAAGGATTAGGCAACAACTACCTAGGTGGCTGCAGCCCCACTGAG GAGGAGGAACCGGACCCAGGGAACCTGGAAGTGGACCATGATTTCTTCCAGAACAAGGTGTGGCCCTGTTTGGCCCAGAGGGTACCAGCTTTTGAGACTCTGAAG GTTCGGAGCGCCTGGGCTGGCTATTACGACTACAACACCTTTGACCAGAATGGTGTGGTGGGCCCCCACCCACTAGTTGTCAACATGTACTTTGCTACAGGCTTCAGTGGTCATGGACTCCAGCAGGCCCCTGCTGTGGGGCGAGCTGTGGCAGAGATGGTGCTGGAGGGCCACTTCCAGACCATCAACATGAACCCTTTTCTATTCAGCCGCTTTTACTTAGGAGAGAAGATCCAGGAACAAAATATCATCTGA
- the SRPRA gene encoding signal recognition particle receptor subunit alpha gives MLDFFTIFSKGGLVLWCFQGVSDSCTGPVNALIRSVLLQERGGNNSFTHEALTLKYKLDNQFELVFVVGFQKILTLTYVDKLIDDVHRLFRDKYRTEIQQQSALSLLNGTFDFQNDFLRLLREAEESSKIRAPTTMKKFEDSEKAKKPVRSMIETRGEKPKEKAKNSKRKGAKKEGSDGPLATSKAVPAEKSGLPMGPENGIELSKEELIRRKREEFIQKHGRGMEKSSKSMKSDAPKEKGKKAPRVWELGGCANKEVLDYSTPTTNGTPEAALSEDINLIRGTGHGGQLQGLDCSSSDDEVAAQNSTKPRATKGTLGGMFGMLKGLVGSKSLSREDMESVLDKMRDHLIAKNVAADIAVQLCESVANKLEGKVMGTFSTVTSTVKQALQESLVQILQPQRRVDMLRDIMDAQRRQRPYVVTFCGVNGVGKSTNLAKISFWLLENGFSVLIAACDTFRAGAVEQLRTHTRRLSALHPPENHGGRTMVQLFEKGYGKDAAGIAMEAIAFARNQGFDVVLVDTAGRMQDNVPLMTALAKLITVNTPDLVLFVGEALVGNEAVDQLVKFNRALADHSMAQTPRLIDGIVLTKFDTIDDKVGAAISMTYITSKPIVFVGTGQTYCDLRSLNAKAVVAALMKA, from the exons ATGCTCGACTTCTTCACTATTTTCTCCAAGGGCGGGCTTGTGCTCTGGTGCTTCCAGGGCGTGAGCGACTCATGCACGGGGCCCGTTAACGCGTTGATTCGTTCCGTGCTGCTGCAG GAACGGGGAGGTAACAACTCATTCACCCATGAGGCACTCACACTCAAGTATAAACTGGACAACCAATTTGAGCTGGTGTTTGTG GTTGGTTTTCAGAAGATTCTAACACTGACGTATGTAGACAAATTGATAGATGATGTGCACCGGCTGTTTCGGGACAAGTACCGCACAGAGATCCAACAACAAAGTGCTTTAAGTCTATTGAATGGCACTTTTGATTTCCAGAATGACTTCCTGCGGCTCCTTCG TGAAGCAGAGGAGAGCAGTAAGATCCGTGCTCCCACTACCATGAAGAAATTTGAAGATTCTGAAAAGGCCAAGAAACCTGTGAGGTCCATGATTGAGACACGAGGGGAAAAGCccaaggaaaaagcaaagaacagCAAAAGAAAGGGGGCCAAGAAGGAAG GTTCTGATGGTCCTTTGGCTACCAGCAAAGCAGTCCCTGCAGAAAAGTCAGGTCTCCCAATGGGGCCTGAGAATGGAATAGAACTTTCTAAAGAGGAGCTGATACGCAGGAAGCGAGAAGAGTTCATTCAGAAGCATGGGAGGGGTATGGAGAAGTCCAG CAAGTCCATGAAGTCAGATGCTCCAAAGGAGAAGGGCAAAAAAGCACCTCGGGTGTGGGAACTGGGTGGCTGTGCTAACAAGGAAGTCTTGGATTACAGTACTCCCACCACCAATGGAACCCCTGAGGCTGCCTTGTCTGAGGACATCAACTTG ATTCGAGGAACTGGGCATGGGGGACAGCTTCAGGGTCTGGACTGCAGCAGCTCAGATGATGAAGTGGCAGCTCAAAACTCCACCAAACCTAG AGCTACCAAGGGAACTCTGGGTGGCATGTTTGGGATGCTAAAGGGCCTTGTGGGTTCCAAGAGCTTGAGTCGTGAAGACATGGAATCTGTGCTGGATAAAATGCGTGATCATCTCATCG CTAAGAATGTGGCTGCAGACATTGCTGTCCAGCTCTGTGAATCTGTTGCCAACAAGTTGGAAGGGAAGGTGATGGGGACATTCAGTA CGGTGACTTCCACAGTAAAGCAAGCTCTACAGGAGTCCCTGGTGCAGATTCTGCAGCCTCAGCGTCGTGTGGACATGCTCCGGGATATCATGGATGCCCAGCGTCGCCAGCGCCCTTACGTCGTTACCTTCTGTGGTGTTAATGGAGTGGGGAAGTCTACCAATCTTGCCAAG ATTTCTTTCTGGCTGCTGGAGAATGGCTTCAGTGTCCTCATTGCTGCCTGTGATACATTTCGTGCTGGGGCTGTGGAGCAGCTGCGGACACACACCCGGCGCTTGAGTGCCCTGCACCCCCCAGAGAACCATGGTGGCCGCACTATGGTGCAGCTGTTTGAAAAGGGCTACGGCAAGGATGCTGCTGGCATTGCTATGGAAGCCATTGCCTTCG CACGTAACCAAGGCTTTGATGTGGTGCTGGTGGACACAGCTGGCCGCATGCAAGACAATGTCCCCCTGATGACTGCCTTGGCCAAACTCATTACTGTCAATACACCTGACTTGGTGCTGTTTGTGGGGGAGGCCTTAGTAGGCAACGAAGCCGTGGACCAGCTG GTCAAGTTCAACAGAGCCTTGGCTGACCATTCTATGGCTCAAACACCTCGGCTCATTGATGGCATTGTCCTTACCAAATTTGATACCATTGATGACAAG GTGGGAGCTGCTATTTCTATGACGTACATCACAAGCAAACCCATCGTCTTTGTGGGCACCGGCCAGACCTACTGTGACCTACGCAGTCTCAATGCCAAGGCTGTGGTGGCTGCCCTCATGAAGGCTTAA